cagtctaaattgcccTCCAATTACTGTTGCTGTCAATGCATTAATACATTAAGTACGAGTATATGCCTATTAGGTATTATGTATATCACATCTTTATCTTGTTTTCGGTGACCAGTCATTTTAAGTGATTCTGTCAGATTAGGTACGTATCTTTTTACCATGTTTGGTTCGTAGGCATCCTTTGTAGAAATTGTTCACTGATACCTCGCAGGGTATTCTTAATAATGGACtaatgtttgtttgtttttagaGATCGTTCGTCGGTACACCACCACCCCCACCACGACCCCACGTTCCACGGTTTCTGGAAGAAGAAGTTCGTGTGGCGGCCGCGGTGGGTGAAAACTTGGCAAGAGAAGAAGGTTTACGTCGCTGTGTGGAAGCGGATGTGGGGGCCCGTGGAGGTCAAGGAGTGGGTGCCGGTGCCAAAGCCTCCCCCGGGATGGATCAAACACGACGTCAGCTCCTACGTCGTCAAAACTCATCCCCAtgttaccaataaataaataacgccACTGATAGTTcgcatacaaaaaaaaaatgctgcaACAAAACAAAGAGGTGAAAAATCTTATGTGCAACATGTGACCATGGTATACCCCGTGCTTTTTAAGTCTTCCGCTACGCTTAAGATTCTAAATTTCAACCACTTGCTAGGCCCATTATGCGGCGAGAATTGCAGATAATGACTTGTTGTtgaaattatttcaattacttgcaccACAAAAAGGGCTTCTGATACTCAAAATCAGCAATCGtacaaataacttaaaatatattatttacacttaagagtaggtatagtctgtgcggaaagagaagagtcgtagaatgtatgggttCCCTACTTTCCTTATCGacccttctctttccgcacagactctaaggtaggtacagtcagcgtcgtatagtaggtagcatccaaagtattcaaatagttcggtaggccatacaaataatatggtgtaccaaactatttgaatactttggatgatacctactatatgacgctgactgtacacgtTTGTTAAGGATGTAgctataataacttatttttatttgtaagtttgTTATTTATTGCAAAGCGAAAATTGCGAAACATTAATAGCGAATGGTTTGTCAAATTAAAAGTGTTTGTTTAAGATTATGTAGGGATCCttattatatgtaggtaggtacctgatAAGATTATATATAagtcaataaaaaatattagattttCTTGAATCGACCGTTTTTCAATTTCCTGCCTAAGGATAGTAAGGAATATATTCACACACCAAATATATTAGGCCCAGTCAGTGCCCTAACACTCCTAACAGTGGGTACTTAATTTGGGGCACTTACCTACTGTGCCTACCAATATGTTTGGTATAAACACGCTACTTTGTATTTTAAATCCTAGTAATAGCATGGATCAAAATTCAAGtttgttataaaatttaaataactataAACATAAAATCAGCGAACCGACCggtaacaaaaatatatttttaacagggacgtataggtaggtattagttAGAAAGTTATATGCAAGTAAGTAGTACCTTTCTTTTATCTACGAGTACGCTCTGGATTCATCATGACTCTATCGACGAAATATTGGTTTCGTTCCCGACTGGCAACGCAATGTATAAGGTAGGTATGTACTATTTTCGGTTGTAACTATCCTATATGGGGGGTGATGCCAGGAACTGTCAATAAACAACAATTGCGCCCCGGTCAATATTAGGAAAGTTGGTGAAGTAGCAAATTTATTTCAAAAGCCAATATGTCAACTTCTAAACTCGCCAGACATAGATACAGTATACTCAAGGAATCTGCATCATGTGTAGGTAACGATGGTATACCTAAGTACATAAAGTAGGTACTATGACCGCTCAAAGTTGCAACTAAGTACGTATAAGTATACCGGAGATAGCAAAAGTAATAGTTTGATCTGCATTTGTGCAAATTTATGTATGTCCGCGTCTCGACTCCAGGGAGGGCTAAAAATAGGTCCACGTGTATGTACTGAGTCTGTCTAAGTGGTCAGTGTGTATTTTAATAGATAAGGTGTCATGAAAATAACCCCCCAGATAAGGGTATAAAAGGTAGCTCCGCAGCGTCTCGGTCTGATTGTAGACCGCGGCGCAGCGGTTTAGGCTGTGGTGAGTGTTATTAAtcaatatttatgatttattattacaaaataccgATACATATCTCAGATTTCGTTTCtaattatttgtaattttgtatcCTTTATTCGATCAGCGCTAAACAGTTTTTACATAGgtttaataaaaagtttagTGCCTACAAAATTTTACGCGATACCTAAACACGGTGAAGTGGGGTACCTAACAGGGTCTAACAGAacactgtgttcgcgtctttcctgtagacatacacaagagttaagggctataaaggttaattttcttatttaacccttatccacgtgaaaaggtcctccttttatttagagaactatgataaattcattacttacatgcccacaagctgttaactattgcccacaggagagaaaactagcgtgttcgcgcgaactgtacatttttctcttaGACTTTTTTatcttaactcttgtgtatgtctacaggagagacgcgaacacagttttctgtttgacccatcACGGTGACGAGGCGATACCTAACACGGTGGCGTATATCTCAGGATGGGCCTTACGTGCACTAAAAATGCTACttagcggtgtcactcacgaattcgagccaatcgggCAGTCTAAGGCAACTAATTGCGACCAgattgcgaccaatcgcgcgcgtgatgcgaactcatcaaccaaccgcgttgtagcggtgtcacaccgctgtactggccccattcatgccccattcttattgcccgtaaggccagtcctgagatatacgtcaatgtatTTTACTCTATCATTGCctgtagttaggtacctaccattTTAAGATGTAATAATATGTGTACCAGTTACCAGGAAGTAATTTTTTTACTCGTAagtaccattaaaaaaaatctggtTAGTTTGTAACCACAATTAAGGtcctagtgctcgacatgcccTGATGCTGCCACCTCTATTGACTGTGATGACTTACGATGAGTACATTCAGAGATGACAAGTGGAGTAGGTACTCGGACGTCTACTTTATTACCAGTCATCCTTGTATGAttttttattgcacaaaatatataagtacaaCATTGTCCAATATTAAAACCTAAAGTTGCCAGGGGCATAGTCCCAGTCATCTTTTAATTACTTATTGATACATCAAACACCGTAGGCATCCCTCTTCATatacctaggggctattcataaatcacgtcatttcaaattaggggggggggggagtctggacatcggatgatggcagcatgacgtaggaggaaacggggtcat
Above is a window of Cydia splendana chromosome Z, ilCydSple1.2, whole genome shotgun sequence DNA encoding:
- the LOC134804632 gene encoding uncharacterized protein LOC134804632; amino-acid sequence: MSCKFMIVFSVLLIIFNSQVRSETEAKTEEKSVVVNPVIDRSSVHHHPHHDPTFHGFWKKKFVWRPRWVKTWQEKKVYVAVWKRMWGPVEVKEWVPVPKPPPGWIKHDVSSYVVKTHPHVTNK